Within Candidatus Thermokryptus mobilis, the genomic segment ATTCCTTGCTTTATGGACCACCACTTGTTGACCCTAACACGGGACAAAACCAGAAAGTTGGTGAAGTTCAGCCTATCACTGTCGGTCGTTTCCGCCGAATCTTACGGCGCGTCGTTGAGACCCGCCAGAGTGGAATTTTCGTCAGCCAACGGGCAAAAGGCATCAAAAGCATCAGCGAGGAAATCGCCAAAATCCGAGGTGGCGAGGTCATAGTCGTGGACATCGCCAAGCTAACTGACGATGAGCAAACATTGGTCTTCGGCGATATCCTGCGGACAATCTATTCACTTTACGCCGAGGAAGGAAGCGAGCGTGAGGATTTGCCCGAAAAGGTCATCATCTTCGTGGACGAGTTGAATAAGTATGCTCCACCGCGAGAGAAGGAATCGCCAATCATTGAGCAAGTTCTGGATATCGCAGAACGAGGGCGTTCTCTCGGTGTGGTCTTGTTCGGTGCCGAGCAATTCATGAGCGCCGT encodes:
- a CDS encoding ATP-binding protein: SLLYGPPLVDPNTGQNQKVGEVQPITVGRFRRILRRVVETRQSGIFVSQRAKGIKSISEEIAKIRGGEVIVVDIAKLTDDEQTLVFGDILRTIYSLYAEEGSEREDLPEKVIIFVDELNKYAPPREKESPIIEQVLDIAERGRSLGVVLFGAEQFMSAVHERVAGNCSTTVIGRSGSAELAAVHYRFLDPAVKANITRLEKGELVLSHAIFRQPIKIVFPKPAYLQEGQ